A genome region from Nocardioides cynanchi includes the following:
- a CDS encoding pirin family protein: MSVVVRRGLARFTAREAGRQTRHSFSFGPFYDPERVSFGPLVALNDDLLGRDAGYPEHEHSDLVIVTWVVTGCLEHTDPLGTTRQPAGQVAVTATGSGTTHSERAAGEVTRFVQMWLTPDASGGDLRREVGTPDLSAPGWVRVAGEGGLALGIAGARLDLADVAAGETIALPDAARAYVFVVSGALVRSSLAEPLAAGDAFELTEHGGRGLGVTAAVPTQLLAWSFDG, encoded by the coding sequence GTGAGTGTCGTCGTTCGTCGGGGATTGGCCCGGTTCACGGCCCGTGAGGCCGGGCGGCAGACCCGCCACTCGTTCTCGTTCGGGCCGTTCTACGACCCCGAACGGGTCTCCTTCGGGCCGCTGGTCGCCCTCAACGACGACCTGCTCGGCCGCGACGCCGGCTACCCGGAGCACGAGCACTCCGACCTCGTGATCGTCACCTGGGTGGTGACCGGCTGCCTCGAGCACACCGACCCGCTCGGTACGACGCGCCAGCCCGCGGGCCAGGTCGCGGTCACCGCCACGGGGAGCGGCACCACCCACAGCGAGCGCGCGGCCGGTGAGGTCACCAGGTTCGTGCAGATGTGGCTGACCCCGGATGCCTCCGGAGGCGACCTCCGCCGCGAGGTGGGCACCCCCGACCTCAGCGCTCCCGGCTGGGTCCGGGTCGCCGGCGAGGGCGGCCTCGCACTCGGGATCGCCGGAGCCCGGCTCGACCTCGCGGACGTCGCCGCCGGCGAGACGATCGCGCTCCCGGACGCGGCGCGCGCCTACGTCTTCGTGGTCAGCGGCGCGCTGGTCCGCTCCAGCCTGGCCGAGCCCCTCGCGGCCGGCGACGCCTTCGAGCTCACCGAGCACGGTGGGCGCGGCCTCGGCGTCACGGCCGCGGTGCCGACCCAGCTGCTGGCCTGGTCCT
- a CDS encoding GH1 family beta-glucosidase gives MILVGHPLLPPGFRFGASTASYQVEGAASEDGKGPSIWDTFSHEPGRIVDGSTGDVACDHYHRLTEDLDLMERLGIGGYRFSISWPRIQATGSGHVNADGLDFYERLVDGLLERGIQPMATLYHWDLPQALEDEGGWLNRDTVERFAEYAALVGERLWDRVEHWVPVNEPNVVTMLGYGTGTHAPGRTLLFDALPVAHHLLLAHGRAAIALRAVGAGSIGCANNHAPIWPASDDEADVGASKLFDAMWNGMFSEPMLFGRYPRDLAPLLEDVVHAGDLATIRQPLDFYGVNYYNPIRIAAAREDAPMPFEERELVGYPTTDSDWPVVPDALREWLITLRARYRAALPPIIITESGCSYGTAPDADGVVDDAARIEYLDAHLRAVATAVRAGVDVRGYYTWSLMDNFEWAEGYSQRFGLVYVDYETLERTPKRSFEWYAETIKVQPPDN, from the coding sequence ATGATCCTCGTGGGTCACCCTCTGCTTCCACCGGGCTTCCGGTTCGGTGCCAGCACCGCGTCGTACCAGGTCGAGGGGGCGGCCTCCGAGGACGGCAAGGGGCCCAGCATCTGGGACACCTTCAGCCACGAGCCCGGACGGATCGTGGACGGGTCCACCGGCGACGTCGCCTGCGACCACTACCACCGCCTCACCGAGGATCTCGACCTGATGGAGCGGCTCGGGATCGGCGGCTACCGCTTCTCGATCTCGTGGCCGCGGATCCAGGCCACCGGCTCCGGTCACGTGAACGCCGACGGGCTGGACTTCTACGAGCGGCTCGTCGACGGCCTGCTCGAGCGGGGCATCCAGCCGATGGCCACGCTCTACCACTGGGACCTGCCCCAGGCACTCGAGGACGAGGGTGGGTGGCTGAACCGCGACACCGTCGAGCGGTTCGCCGAGTACGCCGCGCTGGTCGGCGAGCGGCTCTGGGACCGGGTCGAGCACTGGGTCCCGGTCAACGAGCCCAACGTCGTGACCATGCTGGGCTACGGCACCGGCACGCATGCGCCGGGCCGCACCCTGCTCTTCGACGCGCTGCCGGTCGCCCATCACCTCCTGCTGGCGCACGGCCGCGCGGCGATCGCGTTGCGGGCGGTCGGGGCCGGCAGCATCGGCTGCGCCAACAACCACGCCCCGATCTGGCCGGCCAGCGACGACGAGGCCGACGTGGGCGCCTCCAAGCTCTTCGACGCGATGTGGAACGGGATGTTCTCCGAGCCGATGCTCTTCGGCCGCTACCCGCGCGACCTCGCCCCGCTACTCGAGGACGTCGTCCACGCCGGCGACCTGGCCACGATTCGCCAGCCTCTCGACTTCTACGGCGTCAACTACTACAACCCGATCCGGATCGCCGCGGCCCGTGAGGACGCGCCGATGCCGTTCGAGGAGCGCGAGCTGGTCGGCTACCCGACCACCGACTCCGACTGGCCGGTGGTGCCGGACGCCCTGCGGGAGTGGCTGATCACGTTGCGCGCCCGCTACCGGGCCGCCCTGCCGCCGATCATCATCACCGAGTCCGGTTGCTCCTACGGCACCGCCCCGGACGCGGACGGTGTGGTCGACGACGCGGCCCGGATCGAGTACCTCGACGCCCACCTGCGGGCCGTGGCCACCGCGGTCCGGGCCGGGGTCGACGTACGCGGCTACTACACCTGGTCGCTGATGGACAACTTCGAGTGGGCCGAGGGGTACTCCCAGCGTTTCGGCCTGGTCTACGTCGACTACGAGACCCTCGAGCGGACGCCCAAGCGCTCCTTCGAGTGGTACGCCGAGACGATCAAGGTGCAGCCGCCCGACAACTGA
- a CDS encoding class I SAM-dependent methyltransferase encodes MPDEIPLPPPRLRMGGAHFASDEDFVAGGVRDVRLLAEVAGLQRDSRLLDWGCGAGRLAIGVKHEWGHVADYHGVDVQKKLVRWARNHLADDHTRFTLVDQHNDRYNPDGKTKRRIPADDGSVDVLYSYSVFSHMLTDDVAGYAQVMARVLAPEGRIWLTCFVEDGVPDCVENPQDYLKLDWRGPLHCVRFDREFFESLMAAAGLRVDRFEHGQETDGQSMYVLAHA; translated from the coding sequence GTGCCCGACGAGATCCCGCTCCCGCCGCCGCGTCTGCGCATGGGCGGTGCCCACTTCGCCTCGGACGAGGACTTCGTCGCCGGCGGAGTGCGCGACGTCCGGCTGCTCGCCGAGGTCGCCGGGCTGCAGCGCGACTCGCGCCTCCTCGACTGGGGTTGTGGCGCGGGCCGGCTGGCGATCGGCGTCAAGCACGAGTGGGGCCACGTCGCCGACTACCACGGGGTCGACGTGCAGAAGAAGCTGGTCCGCTGGGCCCGGAACCACCTGGCCGACGACCACACCCGCTTCACCCTGGTCGACCAGCACAACGACCGCTACAACCCCGACGGCAAGACCAAGCGCCGGATCCCCGCCGACGACGGCAGCGTCGACGTCCTCTACTCCTACTCGGTCTTCTCCCACATGCTCACCGACGACGTCGCCGGCTACGCCCAGGTGATGGCACGCGTGCTCGCGCCGGAGGGCCGGATCTGGCTGACCTGCTTCGTGGAGGACGGCGTCCCCGACTGCGTGGAGAACCCCCAGGACTACCTCAAGCTCGACTGGCGCGGGCCGTTGCACTGCGTCCGCTTCGACCGGGAGTTCTTCGAGTCCCTGATGGCCGCGGCCGGCCTCCGCGTGGACCGGTTCGAGCACGGCCAGGAGACCGACGGGCAGTCGATGTACGTGCTCGCCCACGCCTGA
- a CDS encoding UDP-glucose dehydrogenase family protein, which produces MRITVIGCGYLGATHAAAMAELGHEVLGMETDPAKLASLTAGEVPMFEPGLADLLGRHVAGGRLRFTDSYEEVAAFGELHFVCVGTPQRPESLAADVTQVETAITRLAPHLTRPTVVIGKSTVPVGTAERMAGLLTELSPAGADALLAWNPEFLREGYAVEDSMSPDRIVIGVADDRAEKALRDFYATVIDAGTPVVVTDYATAELVKVAANSFLATKISFINAMAEVCEATGADVVDLADAIGYDARIGRRFLQAGIGFGGGCLPKDIRAFVHRAGELGVEDAMTFLRQVDDINQRQRERVVGIVAGMVGELAGARIGVWGAAFKPDSDDVRDSPALWIAGQLHLRGARVRIYDPRANGTAAVAFPTLSYADSAVEACRDADVVLHLTEWPEFREVSPSDLADVVARPQLLDGRNVLDHDAWRSAGWTVRGLGRR; this is translated from the coding sequence ATGCGGATCACCGTCATCGGCTGCGGCTACCTCGGGGCGACCCACGCGGCGGCCATGGCCGAGCTGGGTCACGAGGTGCTCGGCATGGAGACCGACCCGGCCAAGCTCGCCTCGCTCACGGCCGGCGAGGTGCCGATGTTCGAGCCCGGGCTGGCTGACCTGCTCGGGCGGCACGTGGCCGGCGGCCGGCTGCGGTTCACCGACTCCTACGAGGAGGTGGCGGCGTTCGGCGAGCTGCACTTCGTCTGCGTGGGCACGCCCCAGCGACCCGAGAGCCTGGCCGCCGACGTCACCCAGGTCGAGACCGCGATCACCCGCCTGGCCCCCCACCTGACCCGTCCCACCGTCGTGATCGGCAAGTCGACGGTGCCGGTCGGCACCGCCGAGCGGATGGCCGGGCTGCTCACCGAGCTCTCGCCTGCGGGAGCGGACGCGCTGCTCGCGTGGAACCCCGAGTTCCTGCGCGAGGGCTACGCCGTCGAGGACTCGATGAGTCCGGACCGGATCGTGATCGGAGTCGCCGACGACCGCGCCGAGAAGGCCCTGCGCGACTTCTACGCCACCGTGATCGACGCCGGCACCCCGGTCGTGGTCACCGACTACGCCACCGCCGAGCTGGTCAAGGTGGCCGCCAACTCGTTCCTGGCCACCAAGATCTCGTTCATCAACGCGATGGCCGAGGTGTGCGAGGCGACCGGCGCCGACGTGGTGGACCTCGCCGACGCGATCGGGTACGACGCCCGGATCGGTCGGCGCTTCCTCCAGGCCGGCATCGGCTTCGGCGGCGGGTGCCTCCCCAAGGACATCCGGGCCTTCGTGCATCGCGCGGGGGAGCTCGGCGTCGAGGACGCGATGACCTTCTTGCGCCAGGTCGACGACATCAACCAGCGCCAGCGCGAACGCGTCGTCGGGATCGTGGCCGGGATGGTCGGCGAGCTCGCCGGAGCCCGGATCGGGGTGTGGGGGGCGGCCTTCAAGCCCGACAGCGACGACGTCCGCGACTCCCCTGCCCTCTGGATCGCCGGACAGCTCCACCTGCGCGGAGCCCGGGTCCGCATCTACGACCCGCGGGCCAACGGCACCGCCGCGGTCGCCTTCCCGACCCTGTCTTACGCCGACTCGGCGGTGGAGGCCTGCCGCGACGCCGACGTCGTCCTCCACCTGACCGAGTGGCCGGAGTTCCGCGAGGTCTCGCCCTCCGACCTCGCCGACGTGGTGGCCCGGCCGCAGCTCCTCGACGGGCGCAACGTCCTGGACCACGACGCGTGGCGCTCGGCCGGCTGGACCGTACGGGGGCTCGGCCGGCGCTGA
- a CDS encoding NADPH-dependent 2,4-dienoyl-CoA reductase, which translates to MALTTRWPPIDGSMSRVTTYPHLLEPLTLGDLTLRNRVVMGSMHTGLEDRVRDLPALAAYVAERARGGVGLIVTGGYAPDKRGWLKPFASEMTTRLQAMRHRDVTGAVHDEGGAIALQVLHAGRYGYHPFSVSASAAKSPITPFKPSALSSSGVDRTASHFAHAAGLARKAGYDAVEIMGSEGYLINQMLAARTNDRSDAWGGSAAKRMRFPVEVVRRTREAVGDGFPIVYRISLLDLVEGGQTWDEVVDLAHALEEAGVTAFNTGIGWHEARVPTIITQVPRGAWRSATARLKAEVGVPVCASNRINTPDLAEEILASGEADLVSMARPLLADPAFVAKAAAGRADEINTCIACNQACLDHVFADRKASCLVNPRACRETELVLLPIGGLDSARPPTDSARPPTDSARPPRDSARPPRDSAQPARDSAQPAKEPPRPTGGPTVAVVGAGPAGLAAAVSAAERGFAVTLFERAQEIGGQFRLAMQIPGKEEFAETLRYFTRRLEVLGVEVCLGTTPSAADLASYDEVVVATGVTPRIPDLAGVDHPSVVTYADVLAGRVVPGRRVAVVGAGGIGVDVSVFLTHEPGEDLDAWLAHWGVGDPALHPGGLTEPKPRAAVREVTLVQRKTTPIGIGLGKTSGWAHRAVLKQSGVRQVSGASYDRVDDPGLHLTVDGAPLLLEVDHVVLCAGQEPVRSLYDELVAVGTEAHLIGGADVAAELDAKRAIEQGTRVAAALAG; encoded by the coding sequence ATGGCTCTGACGACCCGGTGGCCGCCGATCGACGGTTCAATGTCGCGGGTGACGACGTACCCGCACCTGCTCGAGCCGCTCACCCTCGGCGACCTCACGCTGCGCAACCGGGTGGTGATGGGGTCGATGCACACCGGGCTCGAGGACCGGGTCCGCGACCTGCCGGCCCTCGCGGCGTACGTCGCCGAGCGCGCACGCGGCGGCGTCGGCCTGATCGTCACCGGCGGCTACGCCCCCGACAAGCGCGGCTGGCTCAAGCCGTTCGCGTCGGAGATGACCACCCGGCTCCAGGCGATGCGGCACCGCGACGTCACCGGCGCGGTGCACGACGAGGGCGGCGCGATCGCGCTCCAGGTGCTGCACGCCGGCCGCTACGGCTACCACCCGTTCAGCGTCAGTGCGTCCGCGGCGAAGTCGCCGATCACGCCGTTCAAGCCGTCGGCCCTGAGCTCGAGCGGCGTGGACCGCACCGCGAGCCACTTCGCGCACGCGGCGGGCCTGGCCCGCAAGGCCGGGTACGACGCCGTCGAGATCATGGGCTCCGAGGGCTACCTGATCAACCAGATGCTCGCCGCCCGCACCAACGACCGCAGCGACGCCTGGGGCGGCAGCGCCGCGAAGCGGATGCGCTTCCCGGTCGAGGTGGTACGCCGCACCCGGGAGGCCGTGGGCGACGGCTTCCCGATCGTCTACCGGATCTCGCTGCTCGACCTGGTCGAGGGCGGCCAGACCTGGGACGAGGTGGTCGACCTGGCCCACGCGCTCGAGGAGGCCGGGGTCACCGCCTTCAACACCGGCATCGGCTGGCACGAGGCGCGGGTGCCCACGATCATCACCCAGGTGCCGCGCGGTGCCTGGCGCTCGGCGACCGCCCGGCTCAAGGCCGAGGTGGGCGTCCCGGTCTGCGCCTCCAACCGGATCAACACCCCCGACCTGGCCGAGGAGATCCTGGCCTCGGGCGAGGCCGACCTGGTCTCGATGGCGCGGCCGCTCCTGGCCGACCCCGCGTTCGTGGCGAAGGCCGCCGCCGGCCGCGCCGACGAGATCAACACCTGCATCGCCTGCAACCAGGCCTGCCTGGACCACGTCTTCGCCGACCGCAAGGCCTCGTGCCTGGTCAACCCGCGCGCCTGCCGGGAGACCGAGCTGGTGCTGCTGCCGATCGGTGGTCTCGACTCCGCTCGACCACCGACGGACTCCGCTCGACCACCGACGGACTCCGCTCGACCACCGAGGGACTCCGCTCGACCACCGAGGGACTCCGCTCAACCGGCGAGGGACTCCGCTCAACCGGCGAAGGAACCCCCTCGACCGACCGGAGGCCCCACCGTGGCCGTGGTCGGGGCCGGGCCGGCCGGGCTGGCGGCCGCCGTGAGCGCGGCCGAGCGTGGCTTCGCGGTGACGCTCTTCGAGCGGGCGCAGGAGATCGGCGGCCAGTTCCGGCTGGCCATGCAGATCCCCGGCAAGGAGGAGTTCGCCGAGACCCTGCGCTACTTCACCCGGCGGCTCGAGGTGCTGGGCGTCGAGGTCTGCCTGGGCACGACGCCCTCGGCCGCCGACCTCGCGTCGTACGACGAGGTGGTCGTGGCCACCGGGGTCACCCCACGGATCCCCGACCTCGCCGGAGTGGACCACCCGAGCGTGGTCACCTACGCCGACGTCCTGGCCGGTCGGGTGGTGCCCGGCCGACGGGTGGCGGTGGTCGGTGCCGGTGGCATCGGCGTCGACGTCAGCGTCTTCCTCACCCACGAGCCCGGCGAGGACCTCGACGCGTGGCTGGCCCACTGGGGGGTCGGCGACCCCGCCCTGCACCCCGGCGGGCTGACCGAGCCCAAGCCCCGCGCGGCGGTCCGCGAGGTGACGCTCGTGCAGCGCAAGACCACCCCGATCGGGATCGGCTTGGGCAAGACCAGCGGCTGGGCGCACCGCGCGGTGCTCAAGCAGTCGGGCGTGCGCCAGGTGAGCGGGGCGTCGTACGACCGGGTCGACGACCCCGGCCTGCACCTGACCGTCGACGGTGCCCCGCTCCTGCTCGAGGTGGACCACGTCGTGCTGTGCGCGGGACAGGAGCCGGTCCGGAGCCTGTACGACGAGCTGGTCGCGGTCGGCACCGAGGCTCACCTGATCGGCGGCGCCGACGTGGCCGCCGAGCTGGACGCCAAGCGCGCGATCGAGCAGGGCACGCGGGTGGCGGCGGCTCTCGCCGGCTGA
- a CDS encoding DUF4396 domain-containing protein: MDTNWRMAITATRHCLTGCAIGEILGMLLSTWWGWGNAGSIALSIALAFFFGYLLTYTGVRRAGADGRTAAQAALASDTVSIATMEIVDNLFILVVPGAMAAGLDTTLFWWSLAVSLAVAFVAAVPVNHWLMARGKGHAVVHRFHDAHAGQH; the protein is encoded by the coding sequence ATGGACACGAACTGGCGGATGGCGATCACGGCGACCCGGCACTGCCTGACCGGCTGTGCGATCGGCGAGATCCTGGGGATGCTGCTCAGCACCTGGTGGGGCTGGGGCAACGCCGGCAGCATCGCGCTCTCGATCGCGCTGGCCTTCTTCTTCGGCTACCTCCTGACCTACACCGGCGTACGACGTGCCGGTGCCGACGGGCGCACCGCTGCCCAGGCGGCCCTGGCCAGCGACACGGTGTCGATCGCGACCATGGAGATCGTGGACAACCTGTTCATCCTGGTGGTCCCGGGCGCGATGGCGGCGGGGCTGGACACCACCTTGTTCTGGTGGTCGCTGGCGGTCTCCCTGGCGGTCGCCTTCGTCGCCGCGGTGCCGGTGAACCACTGGCTGATGGCGCGCGGGAAGGGCCACGCCGTGGTCCACCGGTTCCACGACGCGCACGCCGGTCAGCACTGA
- a CDS encoding ABC transporter substrate-binding protein, protein MRTPRKAAVLAPLMLLALGCAPQASSTTATDTTPTTGSQTAAQCAQGHTMSSGKLTIGTDSPAYDPWFRHNDPTNGQGYESAVAYAVAKQLGFAPSAVTWTKVPFNSSYAPGPKHFDFDINQISITPARAKVVDFSDGYYSAAQAIIAVKGSPAASATSLADLKQYKIGAQTGTTSLTAIRDQIQPSSDAVVFKNTNDAKTALANGQVDAIVADLPTAFYLVAAEIDHGTIVGQFPSAGAPEQFGMLFAKHNPLVPCVNQALATLKSDGSLAQFEKKWLSDTVNVPVLK, encoded by the coding sequence ATGCGCACGCCACGTAAGGCTGCCGTCCTCGCTCCGCTCATGCTCCTCGCGCTCGGGTGCGCGCCGCAGGCAAGCTCGACCACGGCCACCGACACGACCCCGACCACCGGCTCCCAGACCGCCGCCCAATGTGCCCAGGGCCACACGATGTCGAGCGGGAAGCTGACCATCGGCACCGACTCCCCGGCATACGACCCCTGGTTCCGGCACAACGACCCGACCAACGGGCAGGGCTACGAGTCGGCCGTCGCCTACGCCGTCGCCAAGCAGCTGGGCTTCGCCCCGAGCGCGGTGACCTGGACCAAGGTGCCCTTCAACTCGTCGTACGCCCCGGGCCCCAAGCACTTCGACTTCGACATCAACCAGATCTCGATCACGCCGGCCCGGGCCAAGGTGGTCGACTTCTCCGACGGCTACTACTCGGCGGCCCAGGCGATCATCGCGGTCAAGGGCTCCCCGGCGGCGAGCGCGACCAGCCTGGCCGACCTCAAGCAGTACAAGATCGGCGCCCAGACCGGCACGACGTCGCTGACCGCGATCCGCGACCAGATCCAGCCGAGCAGCGACGCGGTGGTCTTCAAGAACACCAACGACGCCAAGACCGCCCTCGCCAACGGGCAGGTGGACGCGATCGTGGCCGACCTGCCGACCGCGTTCTACCTGGTGGCGGCCGAGATCGACCACGGCACCATCGTCGGCCAGTTCCCGAGCGCGGGCGCCCCGGAGCAGTTCGGGATGCTGTTCGCGAAGCACAACCCCCTGGTCCCCTGCGTGAACCAGGCGCTGGCGACGCTCAAGAGCGACGGCTCGCTGGCCCAGTTCGAGAAGAAGTGGCTGAGTGACACGGTCAACGTCCCCGTCCTGAAGTGA
- a CDS encoding amino acid ABC transporter permease, with translation MSASGPGWTPSPRELERRDVRRQRSRRDLLVATVAAVVVIGGLLAGLLLSPGWPTVRSGFLSWHDAKASFPAVIKGFLKYNVTGFLIAEPFILLIGVLVAVTRGTTSATMFPLRVIAVVYTDVFRGLPTYLVVIVFGLAIPGLGLQGVTTNTFWLGLTALVLCYGAYVAEVFRAGIESIHPSQVASADTLGLSRGQAMRHVVLPQATRRVMPPLLNDFISLQKDTALLGGIFVFEGLFAAQDYGAYNFNYTPITVVGVLFLCLTVPLTRFTDWIGRRAMRRQFAGVR, from the coding sequence GTGAGCGCGTCCGGACCCGGCTGGACCCCCAGCCCCCGCGAGCTCGAGCGGCGCGACGTTCGTCGGCAGCGCTCTCGTCGCGACCTGCTGGTCGCCACGGTCGCGGCCGTCGTCGTGATCGGCGGCCTGCTGGCCGGTCTCCTGCTCTCGCCGGGCTGGCCCACGGTGCGGTCGGGCTTCCTGAGCTGGCACGACGCCAAGGCGTCCTTCCCCGCGGTGATCAAGGGCTTCCTGAAGTACAACGTGACCGGGTTCCTGATCGCCGAGCCGTTCATCCTGCTGATCGGGGTGCTGGTGGCCGTCACCCGGGGCACCACCTCCGCGACGATGTTCCCCCTCCGGGTCATCGCCGTGGTCTATACCGACGTGTTCCGGGGGCTGCCGACCTACCTCGTGGTGATCGTCTTCGGCCTCGCGATCCCCGGACTGGGGCTCCAGGGCGTCACCACCAACACCTTCTGGCTGGGGCTCACGGCCCTGGTCCTCTGCTACGGCGCCTACGTGGCGGAGGTGTTCCGGGCCGGCATCGAGTCCATCCACCCGTCGCAGGTGGCCAGCGCCGACACCCTCGGACTGAGCCGGGGGCAGGCCATGCGCCACGTGGTGCTGCCGCAGGCGACCCGGCGGGTCATGCCACCCCTGCTCAACGACTTCATCTCGCTGCAGAAGGACACCGCGCTGCTGGGCGGCATCTTCGTCTTCGAGGGCCTGTTCGCAGCGCAGGACTACGGGGCCTACAACTTCAACTACACACCGATCACCGTCGTCGGCGTGCTGTTCTTGTGCCTCACGGTCCCGTTGACCCGGTTCACCGACTGGATCGGCCGGCGGGCGATGCGCCGGCAGTTCGCGGGCGTTCGGTGA
- a CDS encoding amino acid ABC transporter ATP-binding protein, producing MSALLEVTDVRKTYGDKVVLADVSLTLQPHDVVCLIGSSGSGKSTLLRCLNLLEDIDDGVISFEGREISDPRIDRREVRSRMGMVFQSYNLFPHLTVLDNCTLAPRRVHGVPRKEAEERARRLLEQFGLADQADKHPDRMSGGQQQRAALVRALCTQPTLLLLDEITAALDPELVGDVLTIVRDLAEQGTTMILATHEMSFARDIATTVCFLDQGRILEQGPPSEIFHHPREDRTRQFLARVLG from the coding sequence GTGAGCGCCCTGCTCGAGGTCACCGACGTCCGCAAGACCTACGGCGACAAGGTGGTGCTCGCCGACGTCTCGCTGACGCTGCAGCCCCACGACGTGGTCTGCCTGATCGGCTCGTCGGGCTCCGGCAAGTCCACGCTGCTGCGCTGTCTCAACCTGCTCGAGGACATCGACGACGGGGTGATCTCGTTCGAGGGCCGAGAGATCTCCGACCCGCGGATCGACCGGCGGGAGGTGCGCAGCCGGATGGGGATGGTCTTCCAGTCCTACAACCTCTTCCCGCACCTGACCGTGCTCGACAACTGCACCCTCGCGCCGCGGCGCGTGCACGGCGTACCCAGGAAGGAGGCGGAGGAACGCGCTCGCCGCCTCCTCGAGCAGTTCGGCCTCGCCGACCAGGCCGACAAGCACCCCGACCGGATGTCCGGCGGCCAGCAGCAGCGGGCCGCGCTGGTCCGGGCGCTGTGCACCCAGCCCACCCTGCTGCTCCTCGACGAGATCACGGCCGCGCTCGACCCCGAGCTGGTCGGCGACGTGCTGACCATCGTCCGCGACCTGGCCGAGCAGGGCACCACGATGATCCTGGCCACCCACGAGATGAGCTTCGCCCGCGACATCGCGACCACGGTCTGCTTCCTCGACCAGGGGCGGATCCTCGAGCAGGGCCCGCCGTCGGAGATCTTCCACCACCCCCGCGAGGACCGCACCCGCCAGTTCCTGGCCCGCGTCCTGGGGTAG
- a CDS encoding CaiB/BaiF CoA transferase family protein: MTLELGRGTGPLRGVKVVELAGIGPGPHACMILADLGADVIRVDRPGGQPLTGGPTDLLNRGRPSIALDLKHPDAIATVLDLVAGADVLVEGLRPGTTERLGLGPAACLSRNPRLVYGRMTGWGQDGPLATTAGHDLGYVAITGALHAMGQDKARPHFPGNLVGDFGGGSTYLVIGILAALLEARVSGQGQVVDAAIVDGTAHLNSMATGFLASGLYREERAANLLDGGAPFYDVYETADGRHLAIGALEPKFYDELVRLLGISETVPDRNDPAQHDALRRVLTEAVAARTQAEWVEVFDGSDACVAPVVPLSEAFTHPHLAARGTFVDRDGITQPAPAPRFSRTGATLTTPPPARAGQDTREALTAWGVADVETLLSSGAAVQV, translated from the coding sequence ATGACGCTCGAGCTCGGCCGGGGGACCGGCCCGCTGCGCGGGGTGAAGGTCGTCGAGCTCGCCGGCATCGGGCCCGGGCCGCACGCCTGCATGATCCTGGCCGACCTCGGCGCGGACGTGATCCGGGTCGACCGGCCGGGCGGACAACCGCTGACCGGCGGCCCGACGGACCTGCTCAACCGCGGTCGTCCCAGCATCGCGCTGGACCTCAAGCACCCCGACGCGATCGCCACCGTGCTCGACCTCGTCGCCGGGGCCGACGTGCTGGTGGAGGGCCTGCGACCGGGTACGACGGAGCGGCTCGGCCTCGGCCCGGCCGCCTGTCTGTCCCGCAACCCGCGCCTGGTCTACGGCCGGATGACCGGCTGGGGCCAGGACGGGCCACTCGCCACCACCGCCGGCCACGACCTCGGCTACGTCGCGATCACCGGCGCCCTGCACGCGATGGGCCAGGACAAGGCGCGACCCCACTTCCCGGGCAACCTGGTCGGCGACTTCGGTGGCGGGTCGACGTACCTCGTGATCGGCATCCTCGCCGCCCTGCTCGAGGCCCGGGTGTCCGGCCAGGGCCAGGTCGTCGACGCGGCGATCGTCGACGGCACCGCCCACCTGAACTCCATGGCGACCGGCTTCCTGGCGAGCGGGCTCTACCGCGAGGAGCGCGCGGCCAACCTGCTGGACGGCGGCGCGCCGTTCTACGACGTCTACGAGACCGCGGACGGCCGGCACCTGGCGATCGGGGCGCTCGAACCGAAGTTCTACGACGAGCTGGTGCGCCTGCTCGGCATCTCCGAGACCGTGCCCGACCGCAACGACCCCGCCCAGCACGACGCCCTGCGCCGCGTGCTCACCGAGGCCGTCGCCGCGCGCACCCAGGCCGAGTGGGTCGAGGTCTTCGACGGCAGCGACGCCTGCGTGGCGCCCGTCGTCCCGCTCAGTGAGGCGTTCACCCATCCGCACCTGGCTGCTCGCGGCACCTTCGTCGACCGTGACGGCATCACCCAGCCGGCGCCGGCGCCGCGCTTCTCCCGCACCGGTGCCACGCTCACCACCCCACCTCCCGCCCGGGCCGGGCAGGACACCCGGGAGGCCCTCACCGCATGGGGGGTCGCCGACGTGGAGACGCTGCTGAGCTCGGGTGCGGCGGTCCAGGTGTGA